A window from Citrus sinensis cultivar Valencia sweet orange chromosome 3, DVS_A1.0, whole genome shotgun sequence encodes these proteins:
- the LOC102609296 gene encoding protein SIEVE ELEMENT OCCLUSION B-like, with protein MQEVLARSEGRMLSATDDSAMMKQVQASHAPDGREVDVRPILSIIEDIFRRATPSTIDGVGTREHVDALDNNASPAALSGMLDALSCDIRKISCEISCKCSGGEEAHATTMDLFNILSVYSWDAKMVLSLAAFALNYGQFWLSAQLCNKNSLAKSMAVLKQLPNVLEHYNALKPQLDALIKVMLDLTKCIVEFKQLPSQYISTDAQAMSTAMADTPAAAYWTFRSIVACHSQILSLAGLRDEYTASNTDAWELASLAHRVSRILEHFKKLIAICYQQIDENRQIEAYHNLVRLLETIHMDNMKVLRALIYAKDDIQPVVDGSSRTRVNIEVLRRKHVLLLISSLDLSDEEILVLHLYREHKAREEFDYAIVWLPIVDRSIAWDEGYRQKFEQLQAMMPWYTVQHPTIIEPAVVKYAKEVWKFSKKAILVPVDPQGRILNQNAFHMLWIWGNLAFPFSAEKEAALWKAESWRLELLIDDIDATILEWMKEERYICLYGGGDIEWIRRFTTSAKAVARAAQINLGMAYVGKNNAKERFRKISRIVIQENLSHTLTDPTEVWFFWARLESMLYSKLQHGATVEDDHIMQEVMTILSFDGSEQGWAIFWRGTHEMARAKGEMAVDCMMEFEKWKDDADQMGFVAGLNNYLQRVHTPRHCNRLILPDIHGPIPERLACAECGRTMEMFFMYRCCPE; from the exons ATGCAGGAAGTGCTTGCCAGAAGCGAGGGCCGAATGTTGTCAGCAACGGACGACAGTGCAATGATGAAGCAAGTTCAGGCGAGTCATGCTCCGGATGGCCGAGAAGTTGATGTTAGACCAATTCTCAGTATCATTGAAGATATTTTTCGTCGTGCCACTCCTAGTACTATCGATGGAGTA GGCACGCGTGAACATGTGGACGCATTGGATAATAATGCAAGCCCAGCTGCTCTCAGTGGCATGCTTGACGCATTGTCTTGTGATATACGCAAAATCTCTTGTGAG ATATCGTGCAAGTGCTCGGGAGGAGAAGAGGCACATGCCACAACAATGGACTTATTCAACATTCTTTCGGTCTACTCATGGGATGCAAAAATGGTGCTATCCTTAGCAGCTTTTGCTTTGAATTATGGGCAATTTTGGCTTAGCGCCCAGCTCTGTAATAAAAACTCACTTGCCAAGTCTATGGCTGTACTTAAGCAACTGCCAAACGTTTTAGAGCATTATAACGCTTTAAAACCCCAACTTGATGCACTCATCAAGGTCATGTTGGATTTAACCAAGTGCATTGTTGAGTTCAAGCAGCTACCTTCTCAGTATATTTCAACTGACGCACAAGCGATGTCCACAGCCATGGCTGATACACCGGCAGCTGCATATTGGACCTTTCGAAGCATTGTAGCCTGCCATTCACAGATTTTAAGCCTCGCGGGCTTGAGAGATGA GTACACTGCATCAAACACTGACGCATGGGAACTAGCAAGCTTGGCTCACAGAGTCAGCAGGATACTCGAGCACTTCAAGAAGCTAATTGCTATTTGCTATCAACAAATTG ATGAGAATAGACAAATAGAAGCATATCACAATCTCGTGCGCCTTCTTGAAACAATTCACATGGACAACATGAAGGTTCTGAGAGCATTGATTTACGCTAAGGATGATATTCAACCTGTTGTGGATGGTTCCAGCAGGACCAGG GTTAATATCGAGGTTTTGAGAAGAAAGCATGTGCTGCTACTCATATCGAGCCTTGATCTCTCCGACGAAGAAATTTTGGTTCTTCATTTGTACAGAGAGCACAAAGCACGCGAAGAGTTTGACTATGCAATCGTGTGGCTTCCAATTGTGGACAGGTCAATTGCTTGGGATGAGGGTTATCGACAAAAATTTGAGCAGCTACAAGCAATGATGCCATGGTACACCGTCCAGCATCCTACGATCATTGAACCTGCAGTCGTTAAGTACGCCAAAGAAGTGTGGAAGTTTTCAAAGAAGGCGATCCTAGTGCCAGTGGATCCACAAGGGAGGATTTTGAACCAAAACGCTTTTCACATGTTGTGGATATGGGGAAATTTGGCCTTCCCTTTCAGTGCTGAAAAGGAAGCAGCGCTTTGGAAGGCAGAGTCTTGGAGACTTGAGCTACTTATTGATGACATTGATGCCACCATACTTGAATGG ATGAAAGAAGAGAGATACATATGCTTGTACGGAGGTGGAGATATCGAGTGGATCAGACGATTCACAACCTCAGCAAAAGCTGTAGCAAGAGCAGCTCAAATTAACTTGGGAATGGCTTATGTTGGAAAGAACAATGCAAAGGAGAGATTCAGAAAAATCAGCCGCATCGTCATTCAGGAAAATCTAAGTCATACCCTGACTGATCCCACAGAAGTGTGGTTTTTTTGGGCACGATTGGAGAGCATGCTCTACTCAAAACTGCAACATGGTGCGACTGTAGAAGACGATCACATCATGCAAGAGGTGATGACAATACTTAGTTTTGATGGCAGTGAACAAGGATGGGCAATATTTTGGAGAGGAACACATGAAATGGCAAGAGCTAAAGGCGAGATGGCTGTAGATTGCATGATGGAGtttgaaaaatggaaagaTGATGCTGATCAAATGGGTTTTGTGGCTGGACTCAACAATTATCTGCAACGAGTTCACACCCCACGTCATTGCAATCGTCTCATCCTTCCCGACATCCATGGGCCAATTCCAGAGAGGTTGGCCTGTGCAGAATGTGGCCGCACCATGGAGATGTTCTTCATGTACCGCTGCTGCCCCGAATGA
- the LOC102608617 gene encoding protein SIEVE ELEMENT OCCLUSION B-like: protein MQELFTRSQRRMFSASDDSAMMKQVQATHAPDGREVDVTPILSIIEDIFRRATPSDIDGVLNGAREHMDALDDNISLDAFSGMLEALSYTIHKISCEISCKCSEGGDAHATTMALFNTLSGYKWDAKMVLSLAAFAVNYGEFWLGAQLCTNNSLAKSVAVLKQVSNVLEHYNALKPQFDALNNLIKVMLDLTKCIVEFKQLPSQYISTDAQAVSIAMAHIPAAAYWTFRSIVACYSQTLSLTGLRDAYTASTTEAWELSSLAHKVSSILEHFKKLIAICYQQIDENRQIEAYHNLVRLLETIHMDNMKVLRALIYAKDDIQPLVDGFTKNRVNIDVLRKKHVLLLISSLDLSAEEILVLDQMYRDPKASEEYHYAIVWLPIVDRSIAWDDGYQQKFEQLQAMMPWYTVQHPTIIEPAVVKYIKEVWKFSKKAILVPVDPQGRILNQNAFHMLWIWKNLAFPFTAEREAALWKAESWRPELLVDGIDATILEWMKEERFVCLYGGEDIEWIRQFTNSAKAVARAVQINLGMAYVGKNNAKEKLGKISSIVIQENLSHTLADSTAMWFFWARLESMLYSKLQHGATVENDRILKEVTTVLSFDGSEQGWAIFWKGTTHEMARAKGKVATDCMVEFEKWKDDAYQNGFVPGLNNYLERVRTPDHCNRLILPGIHGPIPETVACADCGRVMEMFFLYRCCPE from the exons ATGCAGGAACTGTTCACTAGAAGCCAGCGCCGAATGTTCTCGGCGTCGGACGACAGTGCAATGATGAAGCAAGTTCAGGCAACTCATGCTCCGGATGGCCGGGAAGTTGACGTTACACCTATTCTCAGCATCATTGAAGATATTTTTCGTCGTGCCACTCCTAGTGATATTGATGGAgtattaaat GGCGCACGTGAACATATGGATGCATTGGATGATAATATAAGCCTGGATGCTTTCAGTGGCATGCTTGAAGCATTGTCTTACACGATACACAAAATCTCTTGTGAG ATATCGTGCAAGTGCTCGGAAGGAGGAGATGCACATGCCACAACCATGGCCTTATTCAACACTCTTTCGGGCTACAAATGGGATGCAAAAATGGTGCTATCCTTAGCCGCTTTTGCTGTGAATTATGGGGAATTCTGGCTTGGCGCTCAGCTCTGTACTAATAACTCACTTGCCAAGTCCGTGGCTGTGCTTAAGCAAGTGTCAAACGTTTTAGAGCATTATAACGCTTTAAAACCCCAATTTGATGCACTCAACAATCTCATCAAGGTCATGTTGGATTTAACCAAGTGCATTGTTGAGTTCAAGCAGCTACCTTCTCAGTATATTTCAACTGACGCACAAGCGGTGTCCATAGCCATGGCTCATATCCCTGCAGCTGCATATTGGACCTTTCGAAGCATTGTAGCCTGCTATTCACAGACTTTAAGCCTCACAGGCTTGAGAGATGC GTACACTGCATCAACCACTGAGGCATGGGAACTATCAAGCTTGGCTCATAAGGTCAGCAGTATACTCGAGCACTTCAAGAAGCTAATTGCTATTTGCTATCAACAAATCG ATGAGAATAGACAAATAGAAGCATATCACAATCTCGTGCGCCTTCTTGAAACAATTCACATGGACAACATGAAGGTTCTGAGAGCATTGATTTATGCTAAGGATGATATTCAACCACTTGTTGATGGTTTCACCAAGAACAGG GTTAATATCGACGTTTTGAGAAAAAAGCATGTGTTGCTACTCATATCGAGCCTTGATCTCTCCGCCGAAGAAATTTTGGTTCTTGATCAGATGTATAGAGACCCCAAAGCAAGCGAAGAGTATCACTACGCAATCGTGTGGCTTCCAATTGTGGACAGGTCAATTGCTTGGGATGACGGGtatcaacaaaaatttgagCAGCTACAAGCAATGATGCCATGGTACACTGTCCAACATCCTACGATTATTGAACCTGCAGTCGTTAAGTATATCAAAGAAGTGTGGAAGTTTTCAAAGAAGGCGATCCTAGTGCCAGTGGATCCACAAGGGAGGATTTTGAACCAAAACGCTTTTCACATGTTGTGGATATGGAAGAATTTGGCCTTCCCTTTCACTGCAGAAAGGGAAGCAGCACTTTGGAAGGCAGAGTCTTGGAGACCTGAGCTACTTGTTGACGGCATTGATGCCACCATACTTGAATGG ATGAAAGAAGAGAGATTCGTATGCTTGTATGGAGGTGAAGATATCGAGTGGATCAGACAATTCACAAACTCAGCAAAAGCCGTAGCAAGAGCagttcaaattaatttgggGATGGCTTATGTTGGAAAGAACAATGCAAAGGAGAAATTGGGAAAAATCAGCAGCATCGTCATTCAGGAAAATTTAAGTCATACCCTGGCTGATTCCACGGCAATGTGGTTTTTTTGGGCACGATTGGAGAGCATGCTCTACTCAAAACTGCAACACGGCGCGACCGTTGAAAACGATCGCATATTGAAAGAAGTGACGACAGTACTTAGTTTTGATGGCAGTGAACAAGGATGGGCAATATTTTGGAAAGGAACGACGCATGAAATGGCAAGAGCTAAAGGCAAGGTGGCTACAGATTGCATGGTGGAGtttgaaaaatggaaagaTGATGCGTATCAAAATGGTTTTGTGCCAGGACTCAACAATTATCTGGAACGAGTTCGCACCCCAGATCATTGCAATCGTCTCATCCTTCCCGGCATCCATGGGCCAATTCCAGAGACGGTGGCCTGTGCAGATTGTGGCCGCGTCATGGAGATGTTCTTCTTGTACCGCTGCTGCCCCGAATga
- the LOC102609567 gene encoding leucine-rich repeat receptor-like serine/threonine/tyrosine-protein kinase SOBIR1, with amino-acid sequence MALSPAKLNLSLFALLSLLFLSHARLNLDRSDYKALSVILRDLGGQQLFIPSDPCSTPGVFCERRLSDNNTYVLKITKLVFVPRELTGVLSPSIGRLSELRELSLANNSLVDLLPPQIVDCKKLEILNVQNNQFSGTIPSDLSSLIRLRVLDLSGNSFSGNLGFLKYFPNLEHLSLAKNLFTGKVPTSIRTFRNLQFFDFSGNSLLEGPIPVMRRVGPSGFQYPKRYVLAETTTNGRSNGPSPAAAPNSSTRSSGAEAPAPSPHHHKHKKSKGKKAAGWILGFIAGAIAGTISGFVFSVLFKLILAAVRGGSRDSGPAIFSPLIKKAEDLAFLEKEDGLASLEKIGSGGCGEVYKAELPGSNGKMIAIKKVIQPPKDAAELTEEDSKLLNKKMRQIRSEINTVGQIRHRNLLPLLAHMARPDCHLLVYEFMKNGSLQDILNDVSQGRRELDWLARHKIALGVACGLEYLHISHNPRIIHRDLKPANVLLDDDMEARIADFGLAKAMPDAQTHITTSNVAGTVGYIAPEYHQTLKFTDKCDIYSFGVLLAVLVMGRLPSDDFFQHTEEMSLVKWMRNVMTSENPTRAIDAKLLENGYEEQMLLVLKIACFCTVDSPRERPNSKDVRCMLSQIRH; translated from the coding sequence ATGGCACTCTCGCCAGCAAAACTGAACCTAAGTCTCTTCGCTCTCTTGTCCCTCCTCTTCCTTAGCCATGCAAGGCTCAATCTCGACCGCTCAGATTACAAAGCCCTCTCCGTCATCCTCAGAGATCTCGGCGGTCAACAGCTCTTCATTCCCAGTGATCCATGCAGCACCCCCGGTGTGTTCTGCGAGAGAAGGCTCTCAGACAACAACACCTACGTTCTTAAAATCACGAAGCTCGTGTTTGTGCCTAGAGAGCTTACTGGGGTTCTTTCCCCGTCAATCGGACGGCTGTCAGAGCTCAGAGAGCTCTCTCTGGCTAACAACAGCCTCGTTGACCTGCTGCCACCCCAAATCGTTGACTGCAAGAAACTTGAAATTCTTAACGTTCAAAATAATCAGTTTTCTGGCACAATCCCCTCCGATTTGTCTTCTTTAATTCGTCTTCGTGTTCTCGATCTTTCTGGGAATAGTTTTTCGGGGAATTTGGGTTTCctgaaatattttccaaacTTGGAACATCTCTCTTTAGCTAAAAATCTGTTCACCGGAAAAGTCCCAACTTCCATACGTACATTTCGCAATCTCCAATTCTTCGACTTCTCCGGAAACAGTCTCCTTGAAGGTCCAATACCAGTGATGAGAAGGGTTGGACCCTCAGGGTTTCAATACCCAAAACGATACGTTTTGGCTGAGACTACCACCAATGGAAGAAGCAATGGACCTTCCCCCGCTGCAGCACCGAATTCAAGTACACGCTCTTCTGGTGCTGAAGCTCCTGCTCCATCACCACACCAccacaaacacaaaaaaagTAAGGGAAAGAAGGCAGCTGGGTggattttaggatttattgCTGGAGCAATAGCGGGTACTATTTCTGGGTTCGTGTTTTCTGTTCTTTTTAAGCTAATCTTGGCGGCGGTAAGGGGTGGAAGTAGAGATTCTGGCCCAGCAATCTTTAGTCCATTAATCAAGAAAGCTGAGGACTTAGCTTTCTTGGAAAAAGAAGATGGTCTTGCTTCGTTGGAGAAAATAGGATCAGGTGGATGCGGAGAAGTTTACAAAGCTGAGCTACCTGGAAGCAATGGAAAGATGATTGCTATTAAGAAGGTTATTCAACCTCCAAAGGATGCCGCAGAATTGACTGAAGAAGATAGTAAGTTACTGAACAAGAAAATGAGGCAAATTCGGTCTGAGATTAACACTGTGGGTCAAATTAGGCACAGGAATCTTCTCCCTCTGCTGGCTCATATGGCCAGGCCTGACTGCCACTTACTGGTGTACGAATTCATGAAGAACGGAAGTTTACAGGACATTCTAAATGATGTCTCGCAAGGAAGAAGAGAATTAGACTGGCTAGCTAGGCATAAGATCGCATTGGGAGTAGCTTGCGGGCTTGAGTATCTGCATATAAGCCACAACCCTCGCATAATCCACAGAGATCTCAAGCCAGCGAACGTGCTTCTTGACGATGATATGGAAGCCAGGATCGCTGATTTTGGGCTTGCAAAGGCAATGCCTGATGCACAAACACATATTACAACTTCAAATGTGGCCGGAACAGTGGGATACATAGCCCCAGAGTATCACCAGACGCTGAAATTTACTGATAAGTGTGATATATACAGCTTTGGTGTGTTGCTAGCTGTTTTGGTGATGGGCAGACTTCCATCTGACGACTTCTTCCAACATACAGAGGAGATGAGTTTAGTCAAATGGATGAGAAATGTTATGACCTCTGAGAATCCAACTCGAGCCATCGACGCAAAGCTCCTGGAGAATGGATATGAGGAGCAAATGCTTTTAGTTTTGAAGATTGCTTGCTTTTGCACCGTGGACAGTCCAAGGGAAAGGCCTAACAGCAAGGATGTTAGGTGCATGTTGTCTCAGATTCGGCACTAA
- the LOC102609861 gene encoding protein MHF2 homolog: MEKETTFDSDLIHAIFKHIWTRRSLERERNGGTDAMESEFLLDQAGAGTSKKNRPTSANANALKLSCELLRVFVTEAVQRAAAIAEAEGVSKIEATHLERILPQLLLDF; the protein is encoded by the exons ATGGAGAAAGAGACGACGTTTGATTCT gatttaaTTCACGCGATTTTCAAGCACATATGGACCAGACGATCTCTCG AGCGTGAGAGAAATGGAGGCACTGATGCCATGGAATCCGAg TTTTTGTTGGATCAAGCAGGAGCTGGAACGTCAAAGAAAAATCGGCCCACTTCTG CTAATGCCAATGCACTGAAATTGAGTTGTGAACTTCTCCGAGTTTTTGTCACAG agGCTGTGCAACGTGCAGCAGCGATTGCTGAAGCAgagggtgttagtaaaattGAAGCAACTCATTTGGAAAGAATTCTTCCTCAATTACTTCTTGATTTTTAA
- the LOC102610389 gene encoding uncharacterized protein LOC102610389, with protein MANIIHKLTRNKSTLRIFKNLPKPTPSLTNTSNPIIFVNPTASENDNSIQSFRFYPSFPFGYCLNPISSTGFCQLNAIDAGVVETDNDATTVWADSVKKKRKKKMNKHKYKKLRKRLRRKT; from the coding sequence ATGGCCAATATTATTCACAAACTCACCAGAAACAAATCAACACTAAGAATCTTCAAAAATCTACCGAAACCCACACCAAGTCTCACTAACACAAGCAATCCAATAATATTTGTAAACCCTACAGCCTCTGAGAACGACAATTCCATTCAAAGCTTTCGGTTTTACCCGAGTTTCCCATTTGGGTATTGCTTGAATCCGATTTCTTCAACTGGGTTTTGTCAATTGAATGCTATTGATGCAGGAGTGGTGGAGACGGATAATGATGCAACAACAGTATGGGCGGATAGTGTgaaaaagaagaggaagaagaagatgaacaagCATAAGTACAAGAAGCTTAGGAAGCGCCTCAGACGAAAAACCTAG
- the LOC102608619 gene encoding protein JINGUBANG-like, with translation MSHLHSVSSEAFKHHCIASLKIPSPDPHHMIISCLAVHNNLLYAASLNEINVFDLISDYSHVDTFSNDLSSSGSVKSITFHITKIFTAHQDCKIRVWKITASRQHQLVSTLPTVKDRLIRSVLPNNYVTVRRHKKRLWLEHWDAVSDLVVKQGLMYSVSWDRSFKIWNASNYKCLESVNKAHEDAVNAVVVSDNGVVYTGSADGRIRVWERSVVDHNKERKSRHMLVTTLVKHRSTVNALALNGDGSLLFSGGCDRWIVVWERERDHRMVFAEALWGHTGAVLCLINVGDLLASGSADRTVRIWQRGKENCYRCMAFLEGHEKPVKSLVAISSSSSAFNGIVSIGSGSLNGEIKVWDVYWDNNNNLNKKFI, from the coding sequence ATGTCTCATTTGCATTCCGTCTCGTCTGAAGCATTCAAACACCACTGCATCGCTTCACTCAAAATACCAAGCCCAGACCCTCACCATATGATCATCAGCTGCCTCGCAGTCCACAATAACCTCCTCTACGCCGCCTCCCTCAACGAAATCAACGTCTTCGATTTAATATCTGACTACTCCCACGTCGATACTTTTAGCAATGATTTGTCTTCTTCAGGGTCAGTCAAGTCCATCACTTTTCACATCACCAAAATCTTCACCGCACATCAAGACTGCAAGATACGAGTCTGGAAAATCACGGCTTCAAGACAACACCAGCTTGTCTCCACATTACCAACTGTTAAGGACCGTCTAATACGATCCGTATTGCCAAATAATTACGTCACTGTTAGACGTCACAAGAAGCGGCTTTGGCTGGAACACTGGGATGCTGTTTCGGATTTGGTAGTGAAACAAGGGTTAATGTATTCGGTTTCTTGGGATAGAAGTTTTAAGATATGGAACGCTAGTAATTATAAATGCTTGGAGTCTGTTAATAAAGCTCATGAGGACGCTGTAAACGCGGTGGTTGTGTCTGATAACGGAGTCGTTTATACCGGCTCTGCTGATGGACGTATTAGGGTTTGGGAGAGATCGGTTGTTGATCATAACAAAGAGAGAAAATCAAGGCACATGTTGGTTACTACGTTAGTAAAGCATAGGTCGACGGTCAATGCGCTTGCTTTGAACGGTGATGGTTCTTTGTTGTTTTCGGGCGGTTGCGACCGTTGGATCGTGGTGTGGGAGAGGGAGAGGGATCATCGAATGGTGTTTGCGGAAGCGCTGTGGGGTCACACTGGAGCTGTGTTGTGCTTGATCAATGTTGGTGATTTGTTAGCCAGCGGGTCAGCTGATCGAACGGTGAGGATTTGGCAGCGTGGGAAGGAGAATTGCTATCGTTGTATGGCATTCTTGGAGGGGCATGAAAAGCCGGTGAAGTCATTGGTAGCCATTTCAAGCAGTAGTAGCGCGTTTAACGGCATCGTCTCGATTGGTAGCGGCAGCCTTAATGGAGAGATTAAAGTGTGGGATGTGTACTGggataataataacaacttgaacaaaaaattcatttga
- the LOC102610686 gene encoding uncharacterized protein LOC102610686 yields the protein MGGVTSSMAAKFAFFPPNPPSYKLITDDATGLFLMDPFPHRENVDVLRLPTRRGNEIAAVYVRYPMATTTVLYSHGNAADIGQMYDLFIELSIHLRVNLMGYDYSGYGQSSGKPSEHNTYADIEAAYKCLEENYGTKQEDIILYGQSVGSGPTLDLAIRLPQLRAVVLHSPILSGLRVMYPVKRTYWFDIYKNIDKIPLVRCPVLVIHGTADEVVDCSHGRQLWELCQEKYEPLWLKGGNHCDLELFPEYLRHLKKFITSVEKSPSRRSSSRRSTDRIERPRRSTDCFEAPRKSTDRRERPRKSTDRPEKLRLHEYKFNNMDKLEKFKTSFDQMEKSRRSVDYHEKSRKSIDQQLERARKSVDWLDRIRVG from the exons aTGGGTGGGGTGACTTCATCAATGGCAGCGAAGTTTGCGTTTTTCCCACCCAACCCACCGTCGTACAAGTTAATTACGGACGACGCCACTGGGCTTTTTCTCATGGACCCGTTCCCCCACCGCGAGAACGTCGACGTCTTGCGGTTGCCCACGCGACGCGGCAATGAGATCGCCGCCGTCTATGTTAGGTACCCCATGGCCACGACTACCGTCTTGTACTCTCATGGAAATGCAGCTGATATTGGGCAGATGTACGACCTCTTCATCGAATTGAGCATTCACTTGCGTGTCAATCTCATGGG GTATGACTACTCCGGCTATGGACAGTCATCAGGAAAG CCCAGTGAGCACAATACTTATGCAGATATCGAAGCTGCATATAAGTGTCTTGAAGAGAACTATGGTACTAAGCAGGAGGACATTATTCTTTATGGTCAATCTGTTGGAAGTGGGCCTACTTTGGATCTTGCAATCCGTTTGCCCCAACTAAGAGCTGTTGTTTTACATAGTCCTATACTTTCTGGGCTGAGAGTCATGTACCCTGTGAAGCGCACTTACTGGTTTGACATCTATaag AACATTGATAAAATCCCATTGGTAAGATGCCCTGTACTTGTAATTCAT GGTACTGCTGACGAGGTTGTTGATTGTTCTCATGGAAGGCAGCTTTGGGAACTTTGCCAAGAGAAATACGAACCCTTATGGCTCAAAGGAGGAAATCATTGTGATTTGGAACTCTTTCCGGAATACCTTAGGCATCTCAAGAAATTTATAACATCTGTTGAAAAATCACCTTCACGGAGGAGCAGTTCAAGGAGAAGCACAGACAGAATTGAACGTCCGAGACGGAGTACAGATTGTTTCGAGGCTCCGAGAAAGAGTACGGACCGTAGAGAAAGACCAAGGAAAAGCACAGACAGGCCTGAAAAACTGAGACTTCACGAATACAAGTTTAATAACATGGACAAGCTAGAAAAGTTCAAAACCTCTTTTGACCAGATGGAAAAGTCACGGAGAAGCGTGGATTATCATGAGAAGTCAAGGAAAAGTATTGATCAACAGCTAGAAAGAGCACGGAAGAGTGTTGACTGGTTGGATCGAATTCGAGTTGGCTAA